One segment of Carya illinoinensis cultivar Pawnee chromosome 1, C.illinoinensisPawnee_v1, whole genome shotgun sequence DNA contains the following:
- the LOC122316380 gene encoding ankyrin repeat domain-containing protein 13C-like → MAGIDISKYAHSPVHKAIVMKDYASLKRILAGLPRLCNPAEIRTEAASLAEEEKADAIAAVIDRRDVPNRDTPLHLAVKLGDETATEMLMVAGADWSLQNEQGWSALQEAICHREEGIAMIIVRHYQPLAWAKWCRRLPRLIGTMRRMRDFYMEITFHFESSVIPFISRIAPSDTYKIWKRGANLRADMTLAGFDGFRIQRSDQSIIFLGDGSEDGKIPPGSLCMISHKEREIMNALDGAGSPATEEEVRQEVAAMSQTNIFRPGIDVTQAVLLAQLTWRRQEKTEMVGAWKAKVYDMHNVVVSIKSRRVPGAMTDDELFSSCNENETDSEELSDILTEDERRQLEAALKLDTSESATDNGDEIIGHRHSSYEHREIPVEDVNGCRNGESKQEKKGWFAGWRKRDSKNEAPKKTVPPRNSLCVDDKVSDLLGDSPNRNQPKPGRHSVEIVIRGDEHRRGRDTKTSSSMSSESRNRHKDAVRENEYKKGLRPILWLSPNFPLQTEELLPLLDILANKVKAIRRLRELLTTKLPMGTFPVKVAIPVVPTIRVLVTFTKFEELQPLDEFSTPPSSPSAAGRESPAVMNSSSSSWFQWIKAPYQRPSSSTASSSSRIENIQDPFAIPQDYCWITAEAKKKKMHEKNKSKKGKSHKQ, encoded by the exons ATGGCGGGTATTGATATTTCAAAATATGCTCATAGCCCTGTGCACAAGGCCATTGTCATGAAGGATTATGCCAGTCTCAAGCGGATACTCGCAGGTCTCCCACGCCTCTGTAACCCAGCCGAAATTCGCACTGAGGCTGCTTCGTTGGCCGAGGAAGAGAAAGCTGATGCAATCGCTGCTGTGATCGATCGGCGAGATGTTCCAAACCGTGACACCCCTCTTCACTTGGCTGTAAAGCTTGGTGATGAGACAGCAACCGAAATGCTTATGGTTGCTGGGGCAGATTGGAGCTTGCAGAATGAACAAGGGTGGAGTGCGCTCCAGGAAGCGATATGCCACAGAGAAGAAGGGATTGCCATGATAATAGTTAGGCACTACCAGCCATTGGCCTGGGCAAAATGGTGTAGACGGTTGCCTCGCTTGATAGGAACTATGCGAAGGATGAGGGACTTCTATATGGAAATTACATTCCACTTCGAGAGTTCTGTGATTCCTTTTATTTCAAGGATTGCCCCTTCGGATACTTACAAAATTTGGAAGAGGGGTGCGAATTTGAGGGCAGACATGACTTTGGCTGGGTTCGATGGTTTTAGGATTCAGCGGTCAGATCAGAGTATTATTTTCCTTGGCGATGGGTCTGAGGATGGGAAGATTCCTCCTGGTTCACTTTGCATGATTTCACAcaaggagagagagatcatGAATGCTTTGGATGGTGCTGGTTCTCCAGCTACTGAAGAAGAGGTTCGACAGGAAGTGGCTGCAATGTCTCAGACTAATATATTCAGGCCCGGGATTGATGTGACTCAGGCAGTTCTCTTGGCACAATTAACATGGAGACGACAGGAGAAAACAGAAATGGTGGGTGCATGGAAGGCTAAGGTATATGACATGCACAATGTGGTTGTGAGCATCAAATCTAGGAGAGTCCCAGGGGCTATGACAGACGATGAGTTGTTCTCATCTTgcaatgaaaatgaaacagatAGTGAGGAGCTTAGTGACATTTTGACGGAGGATGAGAGGAGACAACTTGAAGCTGCTCTTAAGTTGGATACATCAGAATCGGCTACTGATAATGGTGATGAGATTATTGGGCATCGCCATAGTTCTTACGAGCACAGGGAGATTCCTGTGGAAGATGTGAATGGCTGTAGAAATGGAGAATCTAAGCAGGAAAAGAAAGGATGGTTTGCTGGATGGAGGAAACGGGATTCAAAAAATGAAGCACCAAAGAAGACTGTTCCACCGAGAAATTCTCTCTGTGTAGATGACAAGGTGAGTGATCTACTGGGAGATTCTCCCAACAGAAATCAGCCCAAACCAGGAAGACACTCTGTGGAGATTGTCATAAGAGGGGATGAGCACCGTAGAGGGAGGGATACCAAAACATCTTCTTCTATGAGCTCTGAGAGCAGAAATCGCCACAAGGATGCTGtccgcgagaatgagtataagAAAGGATTGAGGCCTATTCTGTGGCTTTCCCCAAACTTTCCACTACAAACTGAAGAATTGCTGCCATTGCTCGACATTCTGGCAAATAAGGTTAAGGCAATTCGTCGTTTGAGGGAACTGCTTACTACCAAGCTTCCAATGGGAACCTTTCCTGTCAAG GTTGCTATCCCAGTGGTTCCCACTATTAGGGTTCTGGTTACTTTTACCAAGTTCGAAGAACTACAGCCATTGGATGAGTTCTCAACGCCCCCTTCAAGCCCTTCTGCTGCAGGGCGAGAGAGCCCAGCAGTGATGAATTCGTCGAGTTCATCTTGGTTTCAGTGGATAAAAGCCCCTTATCAACGCCCTAGCTCATCCACTGCCAGCTCTAGCAGTAGGATAGAAAATATTCAAGACCCATTTGCAATTCCCCAAGATTACTGTTGGATTACTGCTGAAgctaagaaaaagaagatgcatgagaagaacaaatcaaagaaaggaaaaagtcaTAAGCAATGA
- the LOC122316397 gene encoding chalcone synthase 2 — protein MVTVEDVRRAQRAEGPATVMAIGTATPPNCVDQSTYPDYYFRITNSEHKTELKEKFKRMCDKSMIRKRYMYLTEEILKENPNVCAYMAPSLDARQDMVVVEVPKLGKEAATKAIKEWGQPKSKITHLVFCTTSGVDMPGADYQLTKLLGLRPSVKRLMMYQQGCFAGGTVLRLAKDLAENNKGARVLVVCSEITAVTFRGPSESHLDSLVGQALFGDGAAAIIIGADPIPQVEKPLFELVSAAQTILPDSDGAIDGHLREVGLTFHLLKDVPGLISKNIEKSLAEAFQPLGITDWNSLFWIAHPGGPAILDQVEEKLALKPEKLRSTRHVLSEYGNMSSACVLFILDEMRRKSVEDGLKTTGEGLEWGVLFGFGPGLTVETVVLHSVSA, from the exons atggtGACCGTGGAAGATGTCCGAAGGGCTCAGAGGGCTGAGGGTCCTGCCACGGTTATGGCTATTGGAACGGCCACTCCCCCCAACTGTGTCGACCAAAGCACATACCCGGACTACTATTTCCGTATCACCAACAGCGAGCACAAGACTGAGCTCAAAGAGAAGTTCAAGCGCATGT GTGACAAATCCATGATCAGGAAGCGTTACATGTACTTGACAGAGGAGATCCTAAAAGAAAATCCCAACGTGTGCGCCTACATGGCTCCTTCGTTGGATGCTAGGCAAGACATGGTGGTAGTTGAGGTCCCAAAACTAGGAAAAGAAGCAGCCACCAAGGCCATCAAGGAATGGGGCCAGCCCAAGTCCAAGATCACCCACTTAGTCTTCTGCACCACTAGTGGCGTGGACATGCCCGGGGCTGATTATCAGCTCACTAAGCTCTTGGGCCTTCGCCCATCTGTTAAGCGCCTCATGATGTACCAGCAAGGTTGTTTCGCTGGTGGCACGGTCCTGCGCCTAGCAAAAGACCTTGCTGAGAATAACAAGGGTGCACGTGTGCTTGTCGTGTGCTCGGAAATCACCGCTGTCACATTCCGTGGGCCTAGTGAATCCCACCTCGATAGTCTTGTGGGCCAGGCCTTGTTTGGCGATGGTGCAGCTGCAATCATAATTGGAGCTGATCCAATCCCCCAGGTCGAGAAGCCTTTATTTGAATTAGTCTCTGCGGCCCAAACAATTCTCCCCGATAGTGATGGGGCCATCGATGGGCATCTTCGCGAGGTTGGGCTTACATTCCATCTCCTAAAGGATGTTCCTGGGCTCATTTCAAAGAACATTGAGAAGAGTTTGGCGGAGGCCTTCCAACCCTTGGGAATCACAGATTGGAACTCTCTCTTCTGGATCGCACACCCTGGTGGGCCTGCAATCCTGGACCAAGTAGAGGAGAAGTTGGCTCTGAAGCCCGAAAAGTTGCGTTCCACACGTCACGTGCTTAGCGAGTATGGCAACATGTCCAGCGCTTGCGTGCTGTTTATCTTGGATGAGATGAGAAGGAAGTCTGTTGAGGATGGGCTGAAGACCACCGGAGAAGGGCTCGAGTGGGGTGTGCTGTTTGGGTTCGGGCCTGGGCTGACGGTCGAGACTGTCGTGCTGCATAGTGTGTCTGCTTAG